The genomic region TTCAGCGGATATATTATCATAGTAGTATTTCTCACTCAATTCAGCCACTTCATCAAGATTGGATGCCTGATTCAAGTTCCACTGTAACGCATCTGAGTGATACTTCTGTAGTTCCTGGAATTTCTCTTTGATATATTCCTGATCGAATGTTTGATTCGTTATTTTATTTTCATACTTCTCGTTTTTGTCAGCGTGTTTATATGGAGCGATTATTACATTGATTTGGAGGAGACTCATCAGCGAGAGCGTATCCCATTGTAGATAATCTCGGTCACCGTCCTTCCCCTCGTCTTTTACTAATGGCAGTATGGTAACTCGATTCTTATGATCATATGTATCATACACCCTTGCTCTTGGATAACTCCGTGTTCTCTTCGGCGAAACCCACCAGCTTATTGCATAATCGTTTTGCTCTGTGTTAACACGAAATGAACTATCACTGAATGCCTTTCCAGAATAAAAGTCCTTGATAGAGTATATGTTTAGCTCCTTAGATAATATTGGATTATAAGTAATGGATTCAATTTTTGCATTAACATCAATCATTATATATTAACTCGTCCTGTTTGCATAACTCCTGGCTCATCGCTTAATGTTTTGGTATATCAATTATGGAAGTGCAAGGAGAAAGCCCAGTGCTTTCCCGTGCTTTCGCGCGGAGATGAATCCTCACGTTCATACTCGTTCACATTTGGTAGTCATTGCTGACATGATTAGTGCCAACGTCACTGGTCTATTGCGGACACTCATTGGTGATACTTCAATCATCATCGTAGTACACATCTTAAGTGAAGAGGCTGTCTCTGCAAATGTGTTATTTTTCTGATTATGTTATCCGATTAATGTTTCCAGCGTAACCCTTTAACATTAATAATTAATATATGTATATGCACATGTCTACTGACAACGAAGTGCAATCACCAGCGGAGCGTAAATCAGCAATCAGTAAGCGACACGAACAGACAGCAAGCGAAGTGATGCCAACTCGGCGGTCACTGTACATTGGCGGAGAGTGGACTCAGAGTGCATCCGGGGAGACATTCGAAACGAACGACCCCACGACAGGTCAAACATTAGCTGAGGTACAAGCCGGTGTCGCCGCCGATATTGACCGCGCAGTCGACGCAGCGCAGGAAGGCTACGATGAGCGTGTCTCTGAAATGTCATCAGCTGACCGACAGTCAATGTTAGAGACAATGGCTGATCGTGTTGAGGATAAAAAAGAGGAGTTTGCTCAACTTGAATCGCTAGATAATGGTAAGCCAATCACTGAGGCACGGATTGACGTTGACCTTGTCATCGATCACTTCCGATACTTTGCTGGAATGGCTCGGTCACATGAGGGTCGAACAATTGACACTGATGACTCCCGACATGTCCAGACACTTCAGGAACCTTACGGCGTGGTTGGACAGATCATCCCATGGAACTTCCCTCTGTTAATGGCCGCGTGGAAACTTGGACCAGCACTCGCAGCAGGAAATGCAACCGTTCTCAAGCCTGCAGAACAGACGCCACTCTCGATTTTGAAGCTGATGGAAGAAGCGGGCGACGCGATTCCCGACGGGGCGGTTAATGTCGTGACTGGATTTGGCACAGACGCAGGAGAGCCACTGTCGAAGCATGATGGGATTCGGAAGCTTGCATTTACCGGATCAACGAAGGTCGGTCGGTCTGTCATGAAAGCAGCTGCAGATACAATCACAGATGTGACATTAGAACTTGGTGGTAAGTCGCCACTTGTTGTTTTCCCAGATGCAGATCTTGATCGCGCTGTCGAAACGACAATTACGGCAATTTTCTTCAATACTGGCGAGTGTTGCTGTGCTGGTTCACGGTTGTTCGTTCACGAAGACATCAAGAGCGAATTCATGGATAAACTTGCTGAGGCTGCAGATGATCTTGAGGTTGGTGACCCGCTATTAGAGGCAACAGATCTTGGACCGAAAGTGACAGCCGATCAGGTTGAGCGGACAATGGGGTATATTCAAGAAGCACGTGATGCCGGTGCGAATGTTGTCTCAGGTGGAGATGCACCAGATGATGAGGCTCTTGCAGATGGGTGTTTCGTCACTCCAACGCTTATTTCAGAGATTGATCATGATAACCGCGCAGTTCAAGAGGAAATATTTGGACCTGTGCAGGAGGTCTTTACTTGGAACGATTACGACGAGATGATTGAATTAGCGAACGATGTCGACTATGGACTTGCAGGTGGTGTTCTCACTGAGGATCTCACCAAGGCACATAAGTGTGCTAAAGATATCGAGGCTGGAACAATCTGGGTCAACACATATAATGACTTCCCATCGGGACAGCCATTTGGTGGTTACAAACAGTCGGGTATCGGTCGAGAAATCGGTCAAGAAACCGTTGATCACTATACACAGACGAAAACAATCAATATTGCGCTGGAGTAAAAATACAGTTAACATAACGCAATGATCACAACGTGAGCACGTGACCCTCCTCGACGAGCGACTCCTAATAGAGGTCGAGGGTTGCTTGCTGTGTATTTGTACATAGTCAGACACGCACGCCATGTAGCTCTATGTCTGATAATATGATTCGATCTCTGCACCTCGGGGGTGTGTCTGTAGATATTTCATCATAGTTTCTATCCTTAGCATCTACTTCGTTCGGTATAAATATAAAACTTGAAATCATTTAATTTGTATCGATATAAAATTCGAATTTATAACTATTTCCTCAACTATATAAAAACTGTACTCACATTATGATATCAGCTGCTCGATTCTCAATAGAGAGGTGCAGAATAGCAAACTTAATTGATAGAATATATTCGGTTAAGAATTTTTTATTACTCATTTGTGCCAATTGCACAGGGTACTTTTCACTGACTCACTGATCTATTCAGTCAGATTGACTCATATGTCTCGGCTCTGCACGTTTAAATAGGGGCGTGATGTAGGCAGCATTGAAACTTGATGCTGCCGATTACGGATTTCCTCTCGTGCACCGACGTGCTGGATGAATTCGACTCGCTATCATATCATCAAACGACTCACGCCAAAACGTACGTGACAGGTCTTGCTGCGGGCCGCAGCAAGACTGTAACCGGAATTGCACGAGAGGTCCTTCCTGCCGGAAGTGACCGAGCACTCAACAAGTTCATCACCGAATACGATTGGGATGAGGATCAGCTCAATCACGAGCGGTTAGAGGAACTGCAAAAACACGGAGAGACACGCTGGTCACAAAACGGCTATATCGTTATTGACGATTCAGTCATCCAGCGAACCGGGAAGTCCCTTCCCGGTGCTGGAGAGTTCTACGATCACTCTGAGGGTGAGCCTGTTTGGGGACAGAACCTCGTCTACGCGTTCTATACCGATGATAAAACGTCCTATCCACTTGCTTTTCGCCAGTACGAGAAGGTCGACGACGAGGACGAGGAAGACGAACAGGAGACAAAATACGACCTCGCACGAGAGATAATCACGGAATTAGAAGAAGAGGTAGGTGTGCCTGCGGGCACCTACCTCTTCGATGCATGGTTTGCTCATGACTCCGGTCTGATCGAACACGTCGAATCACACGGCAAGGACTGGATTGGACCACTACGGGGCAACCGACAGGTGACCTACGCGAACAAAGAGAGACGCGTCGATGCGCTCGAAGAGTGCATCGACAAGGAAGAGCGAGAAGTTGACGGTGAAACGTACAAAATTTGGACTAAGACAGTCCCTGTCTCGAAATTAGGTGAAGTTCGGCTGGTAATCACAGAGAAGGTTACCGATGAGGACAAAGAGAATCCAGTAAAGTATCTTGCGACGAGCAAGATTGACGCGCCTTCGGCACACATTATTCGGAGCTATTCGTACAGATGGCGAGTAGAGACATTCTTCGAGGACTCGAAAGAGGATCTTGGCTTAGGAGACTGCGAGGTTCGTGATTCTGACGGTGCCAGTCGTCACTGGCACCTTCAGATGCTGGCCTACAGCCTTCTTCGGCTTGGTCCGGAATCGAGCGCCTCGGAGCGACTTGTCTCGAAAGCCTCGTCGCTCCGATCACAACTCGAACACGGTCTCAAGGAGACGATCTACAACATGTTTTCCTGGGTGCGCGATCAACCAGACCGCGATCTCGATGGACTGATGGAAGACATTGACCACCTCTTTCTCCATTCTGAGGGTAGTTTATAAACGTGCAGAGTCGAGTCATATGTGCAACCTCAATAAATTATATATTGCACAAACAGTACATTATTATGGCTGGCAATCATATCATAAGATGAATATGGAACATAATATTGGGTCCATGGACCGTACCACTCGCATACTATTTGGCGCAGTGACAGGACTGCTATCTTTAGCAATACTTGCAAGCGTCATCTCCCTGCCGACAGTCGTATCACCGCTGCTTGGAGTTGTTTCTTTTATTATGATGGGTACCAGTGTGACAGGATTCTGCCCACTGTACACATTACTTGGAGTTGACACCTGTTCAGCATCACCCCAGTAGCACTATATCTCCCTTTACTTCACGAAAAATATGACATCGAATCAAGAATATCGCGATAGATACTCATCATAACCGAACTGCTCCTGGATCAAGCCTTGAGGCACTCTACCTACATTCTCTGTATAATTTACTCAACATGTACAGGCGATCAAGGCGACTGCCCCCGGGTGAGTTCACCCTGCTCAATTGTAAGTCGTCCTTTGGAACTTCACCAAACATGCCTGTGAACCCCTTTTGATTTGGTAGTTTGTCTAACGCTTCAAGATATAATCAGTGAGGTGAGACGTATTAGTCCCATGTTATGAGGTTGAGAAATCAAGCATCAACGCATGGTATCAGTTATCTAACTCATCGCTAATTAAGTTCAATTGATAGATCGTTATTCTGTAGGCGATAATGAGGTGGTTCAAAAGCGGTCACGATAGCATGCACTTCAACGCCGCTCTCTTGAACATTGGCGAGTAAATCTGCAAATTCAGGATCCATATCCCGGTATGGTTGAAATCGTTTAACATCAGGTCGTTGGACAACAAATACAATGTGGGATTCATATCCGTCATTATGGAGTTTTTGCAGACTCCGAAGATGGCGACGACCTCGTTCGGTCTGTCGATCAGGGAATTTAGCAATCATGTTGTCGATGCACGTGCAGGATTTGACCTCAACGTATGCAGTGGTGTTGTTTGGTGTTATGAGCCGAAAATCGGTTCGACCGTGGTCTGGTAATGATGGCTCACGTTCTTCCAGTTTGTATCCATCGAATACAGAAATAGCATCGCTCCTGATCCCGCTCTCGAAAAGGTCGTTCGCCAGTGTCGTGCGAACGCTTACACATACATCACCGACAAAGACCGCAATAGCATCATAATCAGTCGATCGATCTGAATCATTGACGGGCGAGCATAGGATTTTATATCCCGGCTCCACGATCCCTTCGAGAGCCCCAGGATCCCCAAGAAAGACGCGTTCGGGTGTGTCACCGAAACGAACACGAACGACAAAGCGATTCGGACGATCAATAATAGTGCCTGTCATTAATTCTGCATCAACTGTGAGCAGTCGTGTCATATTGCGTGATAAAGACTGTTTCCAGGCGTTGTAATTATGCTTGCCTCTCAGTTTATATCGAGGAAAATAATCTGACGACAGGCGATGCATGTGTATGGTCTCCCGGCGATCAAGATTGTTGCTGATAATCATCTCCACGATTCTGTGAACTGCCTCGGGACCACATCAAATCCCCAAGCCACTCGTCTTGGTTATATATGGCAAGGAGAATACCTGCGGTTGCAGTCGCAGGATGAATCCGATAGCTCTGCATCAATCGACACTGTCAGAGCCACTCTGAAATTCTATACTCCGTCGGTTAAACTCACAGGCAATCTTCCAGATAGGTAGGAACCAAACCAGCAACAGAGTGATTCCGGTCAGTCCGACGATGAAGATCTGTCCGCCCCGAGTAATGAGACAATAATCGGACTCAGTCAGGTGAACGGTCGATTCCGATACTGAGTCAATGCTGTGCCCGACTGCTGTAAACATGATAAAGTAACTCCAACTCCGCCGAAGTCTGCCAGACTCCTCGAGGCACAAACAACTCCGGGAGTCTGGAGATGATTGAAGACAGGAATACCGGGGCTGGGATGTGGCACTCCCAGCAGGGGAAATCATACTAATTACATTTCCACTATGACTACCAATTTTTTCCGTGACTTTGAAGAATATTTTTATTCAATATGAGGAAACACAAATCGATTGACTATAATATTAGTTCGGAACGCACTTATTTATTCAATTGGATTATATAAGTATGGAGATATCACGGCGCAGG from Haloquadratum walsbyi C23 harbors:
- a CDS encoding aldehyde dehydrogenase family protein, with protein sequence MSTDNEVQSPAERKSAISKRHEQTASEVMPTRRSLYIGGEWTQSASGETFETNDPTTGQTLAEVQAGVAADIDRAVDAAQEGYDERVSEMSSADRQSMLETMADRVEDKKEEFAQLESLDNGKPITEARIDVDLVIDHFRYFAGMARSHEGRTIDTDDSRHVQTLQEPYGVVGQIIPWNFPLLMAAWKLGPALAAGNATVLKPAEQTPLSILKLMEEAGDAIPDGAVNVVTGFGTDAGEPLSKHDGIRKLAFTGSTKVGRSVMKAAADTITDVTLELGGKSPLVVFPDADLDRAVETTITAIFFNTGECCCAGSRLFVHEDIKSEFMDKLAEAADDLEVGDPLLEATDLGPKVTADQVERTMGYIQEARDAGANVVSGGDAPDDEALADGCFVTPTLISEIDHDNRAVQEEIFGPVQEVFTWNDYDEMIELANDVDYGLAGGVLTEDLTKAHKCAKDIEAGTIWVNTYNDFPSGQPFGGYKQSGIGREIGQETVDHYTQTKTINIALE
- a CDS encoding IS701-like element ISHwa4 family transposase, with amino-acid sequence MLPITDFLSCTDVLDEFDSLSYHQTTHAKTYVTGLAAGRSKTVTGIAREVLPAGSDRALNKFITEYDWDEDQLNHERLEELQKHGETRWSQNGYIVIDDSVIQRTGKSLPGAGEFYDHSEGEPVWGQNLVYAFYTDDKTSYPLAFRQYEKVDDEDEEDEQETKYDLAREIITELEEEVGVPAGTYLFDAWFAHDSGLIEHVESHGKDWIGPLRGNRQVTYANKERRVDALEECIDKEEREVDGETYKIWTKTVPVSKLGEVRLVITEKVTDEDKENPVKYLATSKIDAPSAHIIRSYSYRWRVETFFEDSKEDLGLGDCEVRDSDGASRHWHLQMLAYSLLRLGPESSASERLVSKASSLRSQLEHGLKETIYNMFSWVRDQPDRDLDGLMEDIDHLFLHSEGSL
- the sfsA gene encoding DNA/RNA nuclease SfsA, coding for MTRLLTVDAELMTGTIIDRPNRFVVRVRFGDTPERVFLGDPGALEGIVEPGYKILCSPVNDSDRSTDYDAIAVFVGDVCVSVRTTLANDLFESGIRSDAISVFDGYKLEEREPSLPDHGRTDFRLITPNNTTAYVEVKSCTCIDNMIAKFPDRQTERGRRHLRSLQKLHNDGYESHIVFVVQRPDVKRFQPYRDMDPEFADLLANVQESGVEVHAIVTAFEPPHYRLQNNDLSIELN
- a CDS encoding YgaP family membrane protein translates to MEHNIGSMDRTTRILFGAVTGLLSLAILASVISLPTVVSPLLGVVSFIMMGTSVTGFCPLYTLLGVDTCSASPQ